The Lepeophtheirus salmonis chromosome 2, UVic_Lsal_1.4, whole genome shotgun sequence region tattatataaattaatacttgaTCGTTGATTCAAGGATGAAGTTGTGGCTGTATCTGAGAAGGCTGTTCTTCGTGTAGTGGATCTCTTGGATTGGATAGCCCGTCCTTCAGAAGTAGTTTGGGATCGTGGATTGAAGGGAGTGCATCACCCCGACGCCCCTTCCCTCTCCCTTGGAGATCATTCCCTCTACCCGGACTTTCTATCCGACATTCGTCAAGAAAAGGTGTCCATAGgtaagtgtgtgtgtgtgtggagaTACTTTTGATAAAGGATTCAATTAACGCCGCCCCTTTTCTTACAGGTGATTTGTGCGCCAAAGACGATTTAGCTGTGATTATTCGGAGTGTGCCACAGTACACTCGCTATCGCTCTCTTCTCAAGAGGATCGCTGGACAAGAAAAGGCATGGATATCCAATTCCCTGGTTCTCGCTCTTGGAGGTTTCACTGCACCCACGAGGAATACGTTTGTTCTCTTTTGTAGGGAGCACTTTGACTATCCTGAACTTGAGGAACATCCCTATCTCTGTAATCATTTAGGTAATATCCCTCATCCAGAGCCCCTCTACTTTTATATCAGTAGAATTCCAGTAAATAGCCCCTCAAGCCTTCATAGAATTTTTCTTGGATAGTTGCAACATgcttttattacttttcaaaactGCTATcgtctttcattcttgaagaaaaCACATCTAAGTAATTAGGAATGATGGAATAAACACTGAAAATGTGTTGCAGAGTTGTAACGAGTATATGACTTCGTGTCCATGCAAGATACACTTTGTAGTCTTGTGTTGggccttatttaggactgaagactacaaTTTTCCCGTCCAATTTATGAAGTTCAttcactcaattttatttcttctttttttatcagtttttgTACTGGCGGTCTGAAGGAACTGTCCCAAGACTGGAccagacaaaataaataaggacgggCACCACACTAGgaatttgcatttatttccttcctctaatAGCTGTTTGTCTTAGTTAACGCCCTGATAGCTAAGCTCCTCTCTTCCTAAACATTTGTCAATCTGTCATAATGGCCACATTCACTTTATTTTTACGTACCCACCGgtcataatttatacaactctaatatGTAACATTCGCTCACTTTAGGCTAGTTTCGTCAACATATTGTTCtctatttattctattttatttttcaagtaatGGAAgacttcaataataaaaatatcatgagAAACGACGAAAATACTTATCAAATTGACATgttaaatattgacttttttttattattatttgatcgAAGGATAATAGTTGATGATGAGTTCTTGCGTAATTCTAATACtcttaattttgattataaaaacatGTCAAGgtgaatgtaatatatatataaatatttttatgtacgtacatactTTTTCCCTCAAATATGATTagtattcattatttgttttaaacgGGATGAAATCAGAGCAGTAACGGGTCTTTTACTACAGGgccaattttatttcattattattttaattgaaattgatatatCCCATAATtcattcatagacatatttaaaacatcactcaatattgttatttaaaccaACTTCTCCTCTTTTATAGCTCCCAAATTAAAAGGACGTCCTCGaaagaagaaatattcatttaaaagtcCTGGATCTCCTGAATCCGAGTCTGCAAGCTCAGAGTCTTCACTTTCAACCCCAGTGCCCGTCTATAAAGCTGAAAAAAGTACGTCTTCAAAGAATGGAGTGAAGAAAGATCTTGTTTTGATATTGAGccaaaagaatacaaaagaagagcttgattttttaaaacgaCTCATTCGTTTTATGGAACGTCGTCATACACCTATTGAGAGGCCGCCTATGCTAGGATTTAAACAAAGTACATAAAATagtctttattattttcaatatttataagtaattcatattcttaatttaatttttcagttgatttgcatttgttttttgataaagttaGTAAATTAGGAGGTTATGAAGCATGTATGTCAAAGAAATTGTGGAAAGCTGTCTACGATGACATAGGGGGTAATCCGCAAAATACGAGTGCAGCTACTTGTACACGAAGGCATTacgaaaagtaattatttaattattattttttgtttgctatAGTTGAGAGTTGCATTTTATTTCGATTGTGTATGTAgctttattatacatatttttttaaagcatactTATATAACACCACACTATCTAATTGATTACTCCATGTCTCTTACCATTTTATTGCAGTAATGAAAATTCTTTATGATAATccctatatttatatacttattttcacAATTGAGATGGTTATGTTTTTGCTTCCTTCTTTTCCATTTCActctacctacatatatatgtagtgtaCACGGATGACTCTTCAAATGTAGTCAAAGAATGAGTATTAGATTTTGTATTGTGTTAAAGAAAtgatgaatcttttttttttctctcactctatgtacataatacacactcatatatatatatatatttgttttcaacaTTACGggttaacattattattattatttatttgctactttctctttttattagatttttgttACCTTATGAACAGTACCTGAAAGGGCAAGAGGATAAGAAAATGTCGTTAAATCCTAAATCATCTAGTGATATTGTTGAAGACGAATCTGTTGAGCgagtaattcatttatttatttattattttatagttccATCCCATTCATGTTCAATTCCTTGATTAGcaacatcattatttatatattattttgctttttaaggATTCTGCATCATCTCCTTCGAATATGGATACTAAAGTCGATAAGTCAGAGACACTAAATAATTCCTTAGCTTCTTCCCAAAAGCAGCAGTCTTCTCCAAATccagaagaatataaaaatgaggaTGAGAGTGAAAATAACGCCGCGGACACTAGTATTGAGGACAGTCAGCATGAGCAGCAGGCTGATTCTCCCACCTCTGAGCCACCACCGGCTCTTACTAATTCTGCTCCTGCTATTACAAATAAGAACGAAATGTCTGAATCTATTCCGGACGAAATGGATAAAAAGGAAGCAGAGGAGGAGGAGAATACACGATCTTCGTTGTCTCCTCAATTGATGCGAAATATTAAAGACTCTGCTGGAGAAATTATTCCTGATGTCACAATTACGAAACAATCTGTACCGAAGCCCTCCGGCTCTCCTCTTATTTCGCAGctagtaatatattatttagagtgACGACTTTATGttcttaaatgtattatttttattttttcagaataatatGGAGCAAAGGATGCAGTCGGAGTCTCCGCAAATGCACATTGATCCCGATGGGAAGAGACTTCAAATTGACGATTTAATTATCATTCCGAATAATATTAATGCGGGTACTCCAGAAGGAGGCAGTGCTCTACAAAACCTTGCTAAAATAGCAAGTAGATATCAGAATCAAGGTGGGAAGAAACCTGATGGAATGGAATACCCTATGGGAATGGATGAGGGACCCTCTCTTCCATTAAAAAGACCCAAGCTATCATCTGATGAGGGATCAGCACAACACCACCCCCTTCCTTTACCATTTAGCAATggtaacaacaaaaaaggtgGTGGTCTTGGAGCTAGTGGAATGAATTCTGCTGCTGCAGcaagtttattttcattacttCCTCCCAATGTCTTATCTACACCTTGGACTTCCAAGACTCAGACAACCACTTCCAATTCCCCTtctaaatctttattttcttctttccctGGGCTTGCAGATGCTATGAAACTAGGAGCTGACGGTTATCATCTATTACAATTCTACGAAAATCAGATGAAAAGCGCCGCAAATGCACTTGCTACTAATCCCAGCAGTGGGGGGAAGTCCCTCAAGGATTCCTTCTTCAACGGGAGGACTTAATTCTGAAGCGCTTCTAGCTTTATACGAAAAAGAACTAAAAACTGCTCAGCAAAGTCTGAGTGCAAAGTTGAATGGTGGGTCAAGTAAAACAAGTGAAACAACAACACCTAAACTATCCGTCCCTGTCTCTTCACCTTCAACAACTCCTGTTCCTAAAGATCGAAATAAAGTTTGCAAACCACCCCCCTGAAACTAAAAGACCACCTAGTCTTATGCAAACACCTTGTGCTTTTGTGCAGACTACAAACATTTATACTAATCCTCTCTCAGAATTGACACAAGTACGAGAAGCTGCGAAGACTCAACAGCATAATTCGCAAACAGCAGTCCAAGGTTTAGATTTAACTTTTTCAAGATACTCAACTGCCTCCAGTGGTACTAGTAGTCCtggaatattgaatttaaaaacgGAGAAATACTTGATGGATTTGTCTGTGAAAAAGGAAGGACTCTCAGTGTTTAAAAGTGAAACAAAAGCAAATCCTTTTTCAGCTGAAGCGTTGCTAAGCAAACCCACCAAACATCCGGATTTAGCCAAAGTTTCTCCATCTTTATCCGTACGCAGTGGGTTAACCATGTCATCAGGGCGCTCATCAACCCCTGAGCTTTCTTTCCGCAA contains the following coding sequences:
- the LOC121132443 gene encoding AT-rich interactive domain-containing protein 5B codes for the protein MDTKKFSFVGPSCGTHASYTFYKAIKYKDKGGKSKILSLGEFFFVKIWSNSDIVAVGELQLIWEDKNANQILSSLRLYFLPEYTPEGRLHTHGEDEVVAVSEKAVLRVVDLLDWIARPSEVVWDRGLKGVHHPDAPSLSLGDHSLYPDFLSDIRQEKVSIGDLCAKDDLAVIIRSVPQYTRYRSLLKRIAGQEKAWISNSLVLALGGFTAPTRNTFVLFCREHFDYPELEEHPYLCNHLAPKLKGRPRKKKYSFKSPGSPESESASSESSLSTPVPVYKAEKSTSSKNGVKKDLVLILSQKNTKEELDFLKRLIRFMERRHTPIERPPMLGFKQIDLHLFFDKVSKLGGYEACMSKKLWKAVYDDIGGNPQNTSAATCTRRHYEKFLLPYEQYLKGQEDKKMSLNPKSSSDIVEDESVERDSASSPSNMDTKVDKSETLNNSLASSQKQQSSPNPEEYKNEDESENNAADTSIEDSQHEQQADSPTSEPPPALTNSAPAITNKNEMSESIPDEMDKKEAEEEENTRSSLSPQLMRNIKDSAGEIIPDVTITKQSVPKPSGSPLISQLNNMEQRMQSESPQMHIDPDGKRLQIDDLIIIPNNINAGTPEGGSALQNLAKIASRYQNQGGKKPDGMEYPMGMDEGPSLPLKRPKLSSDEGSAQHHPLPLPFSNGNNKKGGGLGASGMNSAAAASLFSLLPPNVLSTPWTSKTQTTTSNSPSKSLFSSFPGLADAMKLGADGYHLLQFYENQMKSAANALATNPSSGGKSLKDSFFNGRT